One Rhinolophus ferrumequinum isolate MPI-CBG mRhiFer1 chromosome X, mRhiFer1_v1.p, whole genome shotgun sequence genomic window, TCCCCCAAAGAGAACCTGTGGGGTACCAGCTCCCACCGCCCCACCCCCCTCTGCCACTCCTAAACACTCACGACAGCCCGTGCTTTGTTCCCATACCTTGCCCAAGACTCCCCAAGGCTCTGCAGTTTGGAGGAACCTTGCTTCTGTCCAATGTAGAATTTCATCATAGGGTCAAATCTGGACTCCGTCCCTGCCAGCCTCCATACCGAGCTCTACGTCTGGGCTCCTGGCGTCCTCCCTCCGGCCTCAACTTGCACCATCCGTGTGGTATTGGCTGCAACCCAGCTGCAAAGTCCTGCACCTGGGAGCCGGGGACGGCAGGGCAACAGGACAAGCAATGAAGAATGCCTAGGAATTAATGCGGGTATACCGTCACCCCAATAAGTGTAAGCAGACGAAATCTGCCAACCAAACCGCAAAGGTGTTTTCTCCCAATAGAAACTCCAGCCCCATTTCTAGGGATGCGAACTCAGGGGACTTAGGGTGGACCTCCAGACTCTGGGTTTTCAACAAACGGCCCCAGGGGTCTCAGAGAGGCCCATCCCACACCCCAGACTTTCGGTAAGCACCATTCCCAGTGACCATCTGGTAAAAATGCAAGACTGAACTGGAAAGGTAAAGAGAGAACTCCTTTCAGGGCAGCTCAGGGGGACCAGGACCTGGGTATGACCACCAGGCAGACCCCAGTGACCTGTGGGTGAGAGTCCAACCAGGCTAGTTCGCATTTACCAtccccaccaccagcaccagcaccaccaccccgCGGCCACAGGGTAGAGATCTGGCATCCTGGTTGCTTGATTGCACCAGGCAACTCCCAAGACGCTGAGTGAGACGGAGAAAGGGACCTCACCAGACCCAGCCGGGATGAATCAGCTCCTCCTGTTTTCCAGTCTCCCGGGctgcccgccccacccccaccccagtcgCTTGGAACCAGGGAAAACCTGTTTCTAAAACTAATTCTCTGAGGCTCCAGATTAATGGGATTAGGGCAGGAGGGGCCCCACCCCGCAGATCCCGCCGCTCTGTGGGCGGTCCGGGCATAGAGCGCCCAGGGCAAGGTCCTGCGCGTCCAGCCTGCACTCGCCATGGGACCCAGGATGCACAGGGAACGTGCTGCCCCCGCCGCCAGGTGCGCGGGACCCCGGGAAGCAGCCCCCACTCGAGCTTGGAGTTGGGGACACGGGGTGGGGGAAGTAGAGAGGGGGCCCAGGGTGAGCGTGGGCCTCCCGGAAAGCCCGGCTGTGCTTCCGGGCTTCACCAGAACGCAGCTGTAGGCCGGTTTTGTCCCAGAGGCGGGACAAAGGAGCTGGAATGGGGAAGATGCCCCCACGCGGTAAAGGGAAGGAGAGgtggagaaaggaagacagagaacggaaaggatggaggaaaaagggagaaagtaagagaaaggaggaggggaagTAAAACGGCCTGGCTGGGTACTCCCCCCAACTTTCTAAGACACGCCCCGTGGCCCCCTCCGCGCACCCTCAGGAGCGCGGCCTCGACGTCCCTCCAccgcgccccacccccaccccaagacacATCCTGTCCCGcctgtgtccccccacccccaacgcGCTGCACTCTCCAAGACACGCCCCGTTCGCCCCCCTGGCTGTCGCACTAGGGCTCAATCGGGGGACGTGGCCGGCACAGGGGACCGTGCTGAAGACCCCGGGACACGTTTCAGCCGGGATCAGCGCCACCCAGGCCTCGCGTCCCCTCGGGTTACGGGGCTGGGAGAGCACGGGGCCCGCCCCTTCCGCTCCAAGTCCCTTTACGCTCGCGCGCTCCTGTGCGCTCCTGTGCGCTCTTGCTGTTCCCGGCAACCAGCCTTTCAAACTGGTGCAGTAACTATGCGATCAGAACAGCTGAGCTGTATCTCCGGGTAGTGTCAGGGGTACTTTTAATCTCCCATTTATCCTTTTCAACTGTAAATGCCGCCTCCGCCCAGAGCCTCCCTCCTCCGCCGCGGTTATGGCGCCGCCGGAACTCCGGGGACCGGGGCGGAAGGCGCGGCCAGGCCTCTCGGCCCCGGGACGCGGCGGCGTCCGCCCTGAACGGCAGCGCTCAACCTCGTCGCCTTCCCGTTAGTGAGCTTTTATCTGAAGTGGCGTAAATTACAATGTGAGGGGAAGGAGGGGCCCAGATGAAAAAAGAAACCTAACTCTGGCACACCGAGCTAACTTAGGTGTTCTGCAGTGAGTGTTAATTGTGCAAGCAATCGGAACAAAGGAATCTACAGGCCATCCCTTGTTGAACCCTAATTTAGTGGAAATGCATAGCCCTGCCCAGCAAACGGGTTGGAAGTGCTGACTTTTCATTCCAAAGTATACACctttatttctgccttttggtTTTTTCTCCAGGAACAGCCTGTCAGTTCTACTCATTGTGTGTTTGCTTCTAAGGACTTGCGAATTAAAAGCAGCCAGTGCCTTTAAACCAAATATTCTACTGATAATGGCAGACGACCTTGGCATTGGGGATCTTGGTTGCTATGGGAACGATACACTGAGGTACAGTGCGCTGGTGGAGGGGCTGGTGGCGCTGGTGGTGCTCCTGCggtgtgtgagtgtctgtgtgtatttGGCTGAAGGATGCATTCAAAATGTGCCTGTACAAAGCAAGGAATTCCTCAGTGCCTCAGATGTCAACaccaaaaaagttatttttggaCAGGAAAAGAGAGTCCTACACCTTTCAAACAGCATAGAACCCTGGTGGGTGGGTGTATGTTTCTTTTGGCTGCCTTAACAAGGGACCActcacactgggtggcttaaaacaacaggaactCATCGTCCCCCAGTCCTGGAGACCAGGAGTCTGCCCTCAAGGTgtcccagggccacgctccctccggaggccccaggggacggtccctcctgccccttccagctcctgggggctccaggcgtccctgagctggtggccgcctccctcccatctctgcctctgtctccatgTGGCGTCCCCTCTCTGTCTgtgtccctgctcttctgtctctgatgaggacactgtcattgggttcaggACCCCCTGATCCAGGACGACTTCATCTCAGATCCTTTACTCCAAACCATCCTTCACATTTGTCTAAGAGTCATTCAGACTCTTCTAGCACAGAGGCCATTTTCCCCTCGTAAGGTCGTCCCATGGCAGTTGTTCCAGCAACCACGCTGTTCAAAAACGCAGAAGTATGCTGGGCACGCTTTTGCGTTCTAAATCAGGGGCCCGCAGTGGGCCCTCTTTTCGGTAAAGGGCCACCCAAGGTCTGTGTGGCctgtccttctttcctttctattttcccCAACTTTTCAAAAGTGTAGAAACGATTCTGAACTCCAgagggacttttaaaaaaatagaccgAGAACTAGAGTTGGCCATAGATTGCGTGTATCCATGCAGTATCCTGCAGCAACACACATGATCTCAGCTGGAAAGCTGGCCGTCGGGGTTCCTACTTTGTAAGGGGGTGTCCCAGTCTAGTTTTTGATGTCTGACTGCTGACAGCTTTGAACCCacagccctccctctccccttggtGACCCACACCTGgacaaactgaaaagaaaacccaggtgTTCTGTCCTTTGGTGCTGGTGGGGGCTTCAAACCACACCAATGCCCGTGAGATCCCATCCTTCTCCGGCTCCAAACCACACTGTTGGAGAGGTGGCTCCCTGCCCCTGCAGGGGACCCAAACCTAAGTAATTCTAAAACCTGGTGATGGTTTAGAAGTATGACCCAGCCCATCCCGACGCCTCCCACACGGGCGTCTCCTGCTGGATGCACGCGCCCTTTCCTGAGAGTGACACATATGTGCTTTGCTCAGGACGCCAAATATCGACCGACTGGCAGAGGAAGGCGTGAGGCTCACCCAGCACCTGGCGGCCGCCCCGCTCTGTACCCCCAGCAGGGCTGCCTTCCTCACGGGGAGACACTCTCTCCGATCAGGTAGGTGTTGAGCAGACAACTGAGAAAAGGCCACGTCCGTGTCACGCGATGGTTGTCCTTAATCGTCGGTTGAGATACAAGGAAAGTGGTAAAAACATAATCTGGGGTTTCGTCATCCTACAGTTACATAAATACTGTGTTTTATGTATTCAtaccaaaagaaagagaaaaaaaagttgtgcTCATTGGGAATTCAGAAGGCGGAAGCTGTCCTGGGGTAGCTGGTTATGTTTGATGTTTTGTTGATTGGTTTAAATATTTGCATCAATATCGATGTGAAGTCAGGATTTCAGACGGgctctgggtgggtggggggctgaGTAATGCATCCCCCCCCAAAGATGCCACATTGTAATGCCCAGAATGAATGCGAATGCAGGTGTCCTTATGTGGCAGAGGGGAATTTGAAGACGTGATCAAGTTTAGGACCTGGAGGTGGGGacgttatcctggattatccaggtggccACAATGTCGTCACCTGGTAGAAGCTAGTAGCAAATAACCCCCCCACAGAAAATTTGTGACAACCGAAAATGACTCCATGCATTGCCAAGTTCCCTGGAGGGCAGAATCACCTTTGGTTGACAATCAGTATggtaaatagatgatagatagatagatagatagatagatagatagatagatagatagatagatagattagatagattagatagatagattagatagatcgattagatagatagacagacagacagacagacagatagatagatagatagatagatagatagaaggtAAATAGATAAACAGACCCCTGCAAAGTCGCAACATTTGTCACCCTCTGCACTGCTGACATTTGGGCTGGATGATTCTCTGTGGTGGCATTCTGGGCCACTGTACGGTTTTTCCACCTACGAGATGCTAGTGGCACTCcttcccagttgtgacaactcAAAACGATTCTTGGTATTGCCAAGTGTCCcccgggggcgggggtggggggtgcagagTCATTCCCGGCTGAGAGGCCACTGCATCCCCCTGAAACCGAACGCTTCCTGTCTGGTCCACTCCACAGGCATGGAAGCCAGTGACGGATACCGGGCGCTTCAGTGGAACGCTGGCTCCGGCGGGCTCCCTGAGAATGAGACCACATTTGCAAGAATCCTGCAGCGGGAAGGTTACGCAACAGGCCTCATAGGTACGGCTCATGCCAGTCGGTCACCTTGAATATCAGCGATCACAAGAACCTGTATTCCTACAAAGGGAAGAGGGGATGTGTCAGAACCACAGTCTGGTGCCCGATCCATCAGACTTCTCTCTCGGCTTGTTTCCAATGTCGGAATGTTTGTCATTGACAAGTACATTCAGCATCTTGCTAGATTCACCTCTTTCGTTCCCTGGCCAGATCAATCTCCTCTCCTGATTTATCAGAAACTTGTCTAGAAACAGTCTTACCCCAAATGGCCACATACTACCTCGGAACCCTCAGAGTTCAAGGTCACTGGCTTGGTTTGCGTAGCAAGCTCAGGGAAGGGTCCCAAGGTCCCTCATTGTAAAGGAGGGTTGGCGGGGGTCCACAAGCCCACCTTTAGCCTGAGGAGCTCACCAGGAGGACTCCCAGAGCATACCATCATTGTCACAGCCGTGCCACACTACAGggaacagatacagagaaaatcagcaaagggaacaGCACATGGGGTGACATCTGCAGGAGACCTGCCACAAGCTTCCAGAGTCTTCTCCCAGGGGAGTCACAAGGATGTGTTAATTTTTCCAGCAACACCTTGTGACATGTGACGTGTCATCACCAGAGAAACTACTTAGAGAGCGACCCAGGGCTTCTCCTGGGAGCCGGTCCCGTGGGCACCCACTGCCTGGCCCCTAGCCAGACTCATGTcccagaagggagggaggtgttCAGCGTGAACCACTGTTGGTGCAGACAGTTTGGGCATATCATTGAGGGGGTGACCTGAACCCTCTGGATAGTCAGTTCACAGACACTAGCCAAGGGACAAGCTCGCAGGATGGCTTTTCTAAGGATGGCAGCATCAGGCTGCTGGTTTACCTGTTACCAGcacagaaagggagggagaggtgcCCACCTGCCATGGACCAGACTCTCTGCTTGTCACGTGCTTGTCGCTGCTTCTATTCCTTGTTCAGCCTGCGGGTTTAGAAGTAGGAACCCCACCTGACACGCTAGAAATGGATGCCAAAGGATGAGTTGGTCTGTGCCAACACCACGGTCATGGTATAACTGAGTCGgatctgtggggtctcttttataacgGGCACTAATGTCATCACTCTGTCTTTTGGCAGTTTAATTTGCAGGCCTCCGGCACCACACCTAAGAGAGTTCACAACAGCCCACATGACCTAAttcctcccaaaagccccacctcctaataccatcacattgggtgttagcattcaacatatgaatttgggggggacacaagcattcacTCCATAGCATCTCCCATCTCCAGTGACTTTCTGAAGGACTTTTTACACATCTGCAATCtcatctttatttctctcttcagtccCAAGAAGGATCGACTAGATCATTACATTACCAACTCACTACTGTTGGGTCAATATGTCAGACCTCGTAGCCTTCCTTAAATGTCCTATTCTGTGAgcagagttttttttaaaaactggatacgtggatttatttgtgtgtttaccAGAATTGGCAGGCCTGTGTACCCGTTCCTTATGtaagtctttctttcttttttctttaattagaaatattggggaacagtgtgtttttccaggacccatcagcttcatgtcaattcgttttcaatctagttgtggagggcatagctcactggcccatgtgggaatcgaaccggcaaccttggtgttatgagcaccacactccaaccactgagccaaccagccacccagAGTCTTTATTTCTTGGTCCTCGCACTCGATCTGTATTTGGAAAAGGCTCTTCACGTTCCAAGTGGTAGAAAACCTTTGAGGCGGGAGATCCATTTGCATCGTTTTCTTTACCCTacctctttattttcattttcttaaatgtgaaCAGGGCACTAAAGGTAGGTCTCTGGGTTTGGAACTAGAACACACTCCTGCAGGTTTTGAAGACATCGTgtgagaggtgggagggaagagggggagcGGAGACCTGGTGTATCGTCTGCACGTGGAGGTAAGGTCTATCAGTAGGTCGGAaccttatttattctgttttgtgCCTCAGAGTAAGCTGCCTGAGGGTCTGGGGCACGTTACATAAAAGTGCCACGGACAATCCAGTTCTTTGGACATCGTCCTGCAATTTAACATGTTGGGTTCCTCGTGTTCCATCTCTGTGACATTGTTATAACAGTCAttgcttttggggggaaaaaatctgtaaGAGCTTCTTGATTAGTCGTGAGTGGAGACAGACAGTTACTTTCGCTGTCATAAGATTATTCAAGAGCCACCTCCCCTTTTCAAGTGGTTTGCTTttaggtaaaaaaagaaaaaaaaatcagtcaatgaTATTTTGTGAATTATGTAATAGCCAGAATCATGTCGGCTTGCGAGCTTGTGATCCTCCACACTCCAGAAAATCTTAACTGtgaatcattttataattatcattatgTTGAAACGTTCACCAGTATTCACGAACGGTGATCTATCCATTTAAACGCCAGTATCAAACTcactttattccttccttttttcaaatgtccattacatttcttttctgtttcaaatttccattatattccttttatattgCAAATGTTGCTGTtgcatactttcttttttttttttaattaaagtttactggggtgacagttgtcagtaaagttacataggtttcaggtgtacaattctgtaatacatcatctataaatcccattgtgtgttcaccacccagagtcagttctccttccatcaccatgtatttgatcccctttaccctcatctaccaccctcctccccactcatACTTTCGTTTCCATGAGAACATCCAAATTATCCTGCGAAGGTGATTTGTATCCTATCCGACAGACTACCTCCAAGGTACGTTCTTGTCTTAACTTTTCGCTTTTATCTTCAGGAAAGTGGCACCAGGGCGTAAACTGTGAATCCCGCACGGACCACTGCCACCACCCACTCAACCACGGGTTCGACTATTTCTACGGCATGCCTTTCACCCTTGTCAACGACTGTCACCCAGGCCGGCCCCCGGAAGTGGACGCGTCCCTGAGAGCACAGCTCTGTCACTACACCCAGCTCATGGCGCTGGGAATTCTGACGCTTGCTGCTGGCAGAACCTGTGGGTTCGTCTCCGTTTCCTGGAAAGCAGTGATGGGTCTGGCCTGCCTGGTCTTTCTGTTTTTCGTCTCCTGGTACAGCAGCTTTGGATTTGTGGGTCGTTGGAATTGTATCCTGATGAGAAACCATGACATCATGGAACAGCCCATGGTTTTGGAGGGAACGGCCCATCGTCTGCTAAAGGAAGCTATTTCCTATATTGAAAGGTAATTAAATGATCATGGTTttccccttctttattttttttatttatttttcaactacaattgacatataatattatatacagtGGTACGTCGGTTTTCTAACATCTCCGTTGACGatcatttcggtttacaaacgccgtaCATTTTATGGATCTCTGGTATGAtgagatagtaaaattcatgctaaatttgcagttttaggggttgattttaaaggtctggaacggattaatccattttgcgttactttctatgggaaaaccgtgcctcggttttcgaatgtttcagaactcgaacggtcttccggaacggattacgttcgaaaaccgaggtaccactgtactcgtttcaggtgtacagcatagtggttagacatttatataccttatgaagtgatccccccggtaagtctagtccccacctggcaccatgcacagttattaccatattattgactatattccctgtgctgtactttacatccccgtgactattttgtagctgccaatttgtatttcttcatcccttcccctatTTCACCCAACCTTTtaacccccttccatctagcaaccattagtttttctctgtgagtctatttctgtcttgtttgttcatttgttctgttctttaaatgccacatataagtgagattatatggtatttgtctttctctgtctagcttctctcactcagcataataccctctaggtccatccatgttgcggcaaatggtaagatttcattctctttatcgccacgtaatattccattgtataaatgcaccacagtttctttatccagtcgtctattgatgggcatttcagttgtttgcttatcttggctattgtgaacagtgctgcagcAAACATAGGGGTTtgcatatcttttcaaatcagtgttttggatttcttcagataaatacccaggagtggaattgctgggtcttatggtcgttctatttttaattttttgaggaccctccatactgatttccatagtggctgcacccgTTTGCAATCCTAACAGTgcactagggttcccttttctgcacatcctcgccagcacttgctgtttggtgatttactgatgatagccattttgactggggtgaggcgGTATCTccttgcggtttttatttgcttttctctgatgattactgaggttgagcattttttcatgtgtttgttgccCATGTTAAACCatcccattttaaagaggaaatgcGTTTTCAGAGCCTCTGAgtctctttttcatctttgggATTCTATACACTGGCCTTCTCAGCAGATGGGTCTGAAGAATTCAGCCTTGTAGAGGGATGGGTTTCCAGGACTCGGGTGTCTGCTGCAACGTCATGGATCATGTGTTGCTGACACGAATGCCGTTATGTttgaaggttgtttttttttgctttcagaaACAAGGACAGGCCATTCCTGCTCTTCGTTTCTTTGTTGCATGTACACATccccctggtaaccacaaaaGAGTTCCTTGGGAAGAGTCAGCATGGCTTATATGGtgacaatgtggaagaaatggacTGGCTCATCGGTGAGCTGGGGCACCCCTGACCATTACTGACTGTTGGGCCCCCTGTGACAGTAAGCAGTGCGTTGGCCATCTCACTGTGAACCAGGTTGCAGAACAATAGGAAGAGGGAGGAAATTCTTCCATGTCCTGTATGTGCTCGTGTAGTGTTTCCAATTTCTTAAGTCTCCTTCTGCACAGAAACGGTCCTCCCACCAAGTCCATCGTTTAAAGCCCTCGGGAGACATTACGGAAAGTGAAGCaatgttgatatttttcaaaatcgCTTTCCTTCTCTGGCCTGGAGACAGCCTGGAGAGAACCAAGGAGATTGTAGactcttaaaaaagaaactgtaggCATGAAAATCCTTGCAGTAGAGGATGGCATGTGGCAACCCCTCAGAGATGCTCCCGGTCCTGGATTCCTCCTGCATGAGACATCCCTGGGACACCCACATTCTCACCAGGTCCCCATCCACATGCATTTATCGTTATGGACATCTGTGCACATGCATCCATAGTGTGTTCAAAAGACCTGCCAGCTTTATGTGTTTTCCGTATTATTGCTATCTTTGTAAGCAGGTCTCTGAACCCTACCGTAGGAGACGAATGATGTATGCCTTCACACTTTGTGATTTCATTCATCACCGTGGCCTCCTGGAGACTGGGGTCCCTTTTTAGCAAGGGGTGACGTACATCGAAAGGGGGAACCGTGTGTGTTCGCTGATGCTAGCTTACTCACGTTGCCTGAAACGTTCCGTTTTGCGTACAGGCAGAATTCTGAATGCCCTTGAGGAACGTGGCCTGACAAACACCACGTTCACATACTTCACCTCTGACCACGGAGGACATCTAGAGGCAAGAAGTGAACACGGCCAGCTGGGCGGATGGAATGGCATCTATAGAGGTAAGACCGATGGACCCTGGGGTTAGAGGACAGACTCGTGACAAGCACATGGGTCCCAGCAGTGAAGGGTGCAGACCGGGTGGACATTGGAAAGAGTGGACTCTTTCAAAGGGCGTTTCTTGAGCATCTATTATAGACCACCTTCTGCCTGCCTAGTTGCCACGATAGAGAGAGGAAGACCCATGCCTTCCCCTTAaaggtttgcattttaaaagaagaaacagatgtacaaataaataattaagaagGGATtcggaagtacaaattggtagtaacaaaagagtcatggggatgtaaagcacagcacagggaatatacttaataatattttaagaactgtGTATGGTGCCAAGTGGGGACTAGACTTATCAGGAGATCACATCATAACTTagataaacgtctaaccactatgctgtacacctgagactaatgtaaaataatactggatgtgaactataatttttttaaaacattgtcatAGGCTATATAGAACcacatatggaatatagtcaataatattctaataactgtgtgtggtgccaggtggggactagactaacTGGGGAgaatcacttcgtaagttatatatagatgtctaaccaccatgctatacacctgaaacaaataataataataaaagaaagataaaaatgtattgcGCACTTAccgaaaaaaaataaaaaagcattagTGGGGCAGTGTGTGTAGGACCTTTGTATTCCAGTAGATCCTGTCCCATTTAGGGAGTCACACCTTTATATTacagctatttttttaaactctgacACACTTGATCGTGTGAGTCACAAATTCCATCCTAGTGAGTCCCACCTGTGGAAACGCACCTGTAAAAAAC contains:
- the ARSD gene encoding arylsulfatase D isoform X2 encodes the protein MRSEQLSCISGNSLSVLLIVCLLLRTCELKAASAFKPNILLIMADDLGIGDLGCYGNDTLRTPNIDRLAEEGVRLTQHLAAAPLCTPSRAAFLTGRHSLRSGMEASDGYRALQWNAGSGGLPENETTFARILQREGYATGLIGKWHQGVNCESRTDHCHHPLNHGFDYFYGMPFTLVNDCHPGRPPEVDASLRAQLCHYTQLMALGILTLAAGRTCGFVSVSWKAVMGLACLVFLFFVSWYSSFGFVGRWNCILMRNHDIMEQPMVLEGTAHRLLKEAISYIERNKDRPFLLFVSLLHVHIPLVTTKEFLGKSQHGLYGDNVEEMDWLIGRILNALEERGLTNTTFTYFTSDHGGHLEARSEHGQLGGWNGIYRGGKGMGGWEGGIRVPGIVRWPGVLPAGRVIQEPTSLMDVFPTVVQLAGGQVPQDRVMDGHSLLPLLQEADEHSAHDFLFHYCGKYLHAARWHDKHSGRLWKVHYMTPQFHPEGAGACYGRGVCPCSGDGVTQHSPPLLFDLSKDPSEARPLSPGTEPLYQAVIATVGEAVRNHRKTLSPVPQQFSLSNILWKPWLQPCCGTFPFCSCSQDGDHSET
- the ARSD gene encoding arylsulfatase D isoform X3 produces the protein MEEKGRKNSLSVLLIVCLLLRTCELKAASAFKPNILLIMADDLGIGDLGCYGNDTLRTPNIDRLAEEGVRLTQHLAAAPLCTPSRAAFLTGRHSLRSGMEASDGYRALQWNAGSGGLPENETTFARILQREGYATGLIGKWHQGVNCESRTDHCHHPLNHGFDYFYGMPFTLVNDCHPGRPPEVDASLRAQLCHYTQLMALGILTLAAGRTCGFVSVSWKAVMGLACLVFLFFVSWYSSFGFVGRWNCILMRNHDIMEQPMVLEGTAHRLLKEAISYIERNKDRPFLLFVSLLHVHIPLVTTKEFLGKSQHGLYGDNVEEMDWLIGRILNALEERGLTNTTFTYFTSDHGGHLEARSEHGQLGGWNGIYRGGKGMGGWEGGIRVPGIVRWPGVLPAGRVIQEPTSLMDVFPTVVQLAGGQVPQDRVMDGHSLLPLLQEADEHSAHDFLFHYCGKYLHAARWHDKHSGRLWKVHYMTPQFHPEGAGACYGRGVCPCSGDGVTQHSPPLLFDLSKDPSEARPLSPGTEPLYQAVIATVGEAVRNHRKTLSPVPQQFSLSNILWKPWLQPCCGTFPFCSCSQDGDHSET
- the ARSD gene encoding arylsulfatase D isoform X6, encoding MGPRMHRERAAPAARNSLSVLLIVCLLLRTCELKAASAFKPNILLIMADDLGIGDLGCYGNDTLRTPNIDRLAEEGVRLTQHLAAAPLCTPSRAAFLTGRHSLRSGMEASDGYRALQWNAGSGGLPENETTFARILQREGYATGLIGKWHQGVNCESRTDHCHHPLNHGFDYFYGMPFTLVNDCHPGRPPEVDASLRAQLCHYTQLMALGILTLAAGRTCGFVSVSWKAVMGLACLVFLFFVSWYSSFGFVGRWNCILMRNHDIMEQPMVLEGTAHRLLKEAISYIERNKDRPFLLFVSLLHVHIPLVTTKEFLGKSQHGLYGDNVEEMDWLIGRILNALEERGLTNTTFTYFTSDHGGHLEARSEHGQLGGWNGIYRGGKGMGGWEGGIRVPGIVRWPGVLPAGRVIQEPTSLMDVFPTVVQLAGGQVPQDRVMDGHSLLPLLQEADEHSAHDFLFHYCGKYLHAARWHDKHRRIPRQ
- the ARSD gene encoding arylsulfatase D isoform X4 — translated: MNSLSVLLIVCLLLRTCELKAASAFKPNILLIMADDLGIGDLGCYGNDTLRTPNIDRLAEEGVRLTQHLAAAPLCTPSRAAFLTGRHSLRSGMEASDGYRALQWNAGSGGLPENETTFARILQREGYATGLIGKWHQGVNCESRTDHCHHPLNHGFDYFYGMPFTLVNDCHPGRPPEVDASLRAQLCHYTQLMALGILTLAAGRTCGFVSVSWKAVMGLACLVFLFFVSWYSSFGFVGRWNCILMRNHDIMEQPMVLEGTAHRLLKEAISYIERNKDRPFLLFVSLLHVHIPLVTTKEFLGKSQHGLYGDNVEEMDWLIGRILNALEERGLTNTTFTYFTSDHGGHLEARSEHGQLGGWNGIYRGGKGMGGWEGGIRVPGIVRWPGVLPAGRVIQEPTSLMDVFPTVVQLAGGQVPQDRVMDGHSLLPLLQEADEHSAHDFLFHYCGKYLHAARWHDKHSGRLWKVHYMTPQFHPEGAGACYGRGVCPCSGDGVTQHSPPLLFDLSKDPSEARPLSPGTEPLYQAVIATVGEAVRNHRKTLSPVPQQFSLSNILWKPWLQPCCGTFPFCSCSQDGDHSET
- the ARSD gene encoding arylsulfatase D isoform X1 — translated: MGPRMHRERAAPAARNSLSVLLIVCLLLRTCELKAASAFKPNILLIMADDLGIGDLGCYGNDTLRTPNIDRLAEEGVRLTQHLAAAPLCTPSRAAFLTGRHSLRSGMEASDGYRALQWNAGSGGLPENETTFARILQREGYATGLIGKWHQGVNCESRTDHCHHPLNHGFDYFYGMPFTLVNDCHPGRPPEVDASLRAQLCHYTQLMALGILTLAAGRTCGFVSVSWKAVMGLACLVFLFFVSWYSSFGFVGRWNCILMRNHDIMEQPMVLEGTAHRLLKEAISYIERNKDRPFLLFVSLLHVHIPLVTTKEFLGKSQHGLYGDNVEEMDWLIGRILNALEERGLTNTTFTYFTSDHGGHLEARSEHGQLGGWNGIYRGGKGMGGWEGGIRVPGIVRWPGVLPAGRVIQEPTSLMDVFPTVVQLAGGQVPQDRVMDGHSLLPLLQEADEHSAHDFLFHYCGKYLHAARWHDKHSGRLWKVHYMTPQFHPEGAGACYGRGVCPCSGDGVTQHSPPLLFDLSKDPSEARPLSPGTEPLYQAVIATVGEAVRNHRKTLSPVPQQFSLSNILWKPWLQPCCGTFPFCSCSQDGDHSET
- the ARSD gene encoding arylsulfatase D isoform X5 produces the protein MADDLGIGDLGCYGNDTLRTPNIDRLAEEGVRLTQHLAAAPLCTPSRAAFLTGRHSLRSGMEASDGYRALQWNAGSGGLPENETTFARILQREGYATGLIGKWHQGVNCESRTDHCHHPLNHGFDYFYGMPFTLVNDCHPGRPPEVDASLRAQLCHYTQLMALGILTLAAGRTCGFVSVSWKAVMGLACLVFLFFVSWYSSFGFVGRWNCILMRNHDIMEQPMVLEGTAHRLLKEAISYIERNKDRPFLLFVSLLHVHIPLVTTKEFLGKSQHGLYGDNVEEMDWLIGRILNALEERGLTNTTFTYFTSDHGGHLEARSEHGQLGGWNGIYRGGKGMGGWEGGIRVPGIVRWPGVLPAGRVIQEPTSLMDVFPTVVQLAGGQVPQDRVMDGHSLLPLLQEADEHSAHDFLFHYCGKYLHAARWHDKHSGRLWKVHYMTPQFHPEGAGACYGRGVCPCSGDGVTQHSPPLLFDLSKDPSEARPLSPGTEPLYQAVIATVGEAVRNHRKTLSPVPQQFSLSNILWKPWLQPCCGTFPFCSCSQDGDHSET